One Mycobacterium kubicae genomic window carries:
- a CDS encoding CbbQ/NirQ/NorQ/GpvN family protein, with the protein MLNTQRAPVLTAPKAPFYKAIGDEVEVFQAAARRGLPVLLKGPTGCGKTRFVEAMAHELGRDLITVAGHEDMTSADLVGRFLLKGGETVWVDGPLTRAVREGAIFYLDEVVEARQDTTVVIHPLADHRRALPVDRLGTTLPAAPGFQLVISYNPGYQSVLKNLKESTRQRFIAIELDFPPMEIETEIVAHEAGIDSRTAHVLVRLGNAIRHLDGSPLREVSSTRLLILAGGLVAEGLGLRSAVQSAIVQTLTDDRDVVRALGELVDAVLPRT; encoded by the coding sequence GTGCTGAACACCCAACGCGCCCCTGTCCTCACTGCCCCAAAGGCGCCGTTTTACAAGGCGATTGGCGATGAGGTGGAGGTGTTTCAGGCGGCAGCCCGCCGTGGTCTGCCCGTGCTGTTGAAGGGCCCCACCGGATGCGGAAAAACCCGCTTCGTGGAGGCCATGGCCCACGAACTCGGCCGGGATCTGATCACCGTGGCGGGCCATGAGGACATGACCTCGGCCGATCTGGTGGGCCGCTTCCTTCTCAAGGGCGGAGAAACGGTCTGGGTGGACGGCCCGTTGACCCGCGCCGTGCGCGAGGGCGCGATCTTCTATCTGGACGAGGTAGTGGAAGCGCGTCAGGACACCACCGTAGTCATCCACCCGCTAGCTGATCATCGCCGTGCACTACCGGTCGATCGTCTCGGCACCACGTTGCCGGCCGCGCCCGGATTCCAGCTGGTGATCTCCTATAACCCCGGATACCAGAGCGTCCTGAAAAATCTGAAGGAGTCGACCAGACAACGTTTCATCGCCATCGAGCTCGACTTCCCACCAATGGAGATCGAGACGGAAATTGTTGCGCACGAAGCCGGAATCGACTCACGCACAGCGCATGTCTTGGTGAGACTGGGAAACGCCATCCGGCACTTGGACGGGTCCCCGTTGCGGGAAGTGTCCTCCACTCGCCTGCTGATCCTCGCCGGCGGTCTCGTCGCCGAGGGGCTCGGCCTGCGCAGTGCCGTCCAGTCGGCCATCGTCCAAACCCTTACTGACGATAGGGATGTCGTGCGCGCACTCGGTGAACTCGTCGACGCCGTGCTGCCCCGGACGTGA
- a CDS encoding LLM class F420-dependent oxidoreductase: MKFGIATFVNDDTIDTVSLAQAIEERGLESLVVAEHTHIPASRESPYPLGGDLPKIYYRTLDPFVTLAAAAAVTSSIELVTGIALLIQRDPIITAKEAASIDLISGGRFVLGVGAGWNIEELRDHGTDPKTRGALLDERIEAIKALWTTEPAEYHGKYVDFPPAYSRPKPVRQPHPPIFIGGNSDATVKRVVRHDAGWISNPLPLEQLTQRVNQLRDAAGHEVPLSMFGTPNDLDYWRAAEELGFGHLALLLPTKSRDDSLRLLDEYAARVAQYRG, encoded by the coding sequence ATGAAGTTCGGGATTGCCACGTTCGTCAACGACGACACCATCGATACCGTGTCGCTGGCACAGGCTATCGAAGAGCGTGGATTGGAGTCGTTGGTCGTCGCCGAACACACCCACATTCCAGCGAGCCGCGAATCCCCGTATCCACTCGGTGGCGACCTGCCGAAGATCTATTACCGGACCCTGGATCCTTTCGTCACGCTGGCCGCAGCGGCTGCGGTGACGTCAAGCATCGAGTTGGTCACCGGTATTGCGCTGCTCATCCAGCGTGACCCGATCATCACGGCCAAGGAAGCCGCGAGCATCGACCTGATTTCCGGTGGGCGGTTCGTCCTCGGGGTGGGCGCCGGCTGGAACATCGAGGAGCTACGTGACCACGGCACCGACCCAAAGACACGTGGTGCGCTGCTGGACGAACGCATCGAGGCCATCAAGGCGCTGTGGACAACCGAACCCGCCGAGTACCACGGCAAGTACGTAGATTTCCCTCCGGCCTACAGTCGGCCCAAGCCGGTGCGTCAACCTCATCCGCCGATCTTCATCGGTGGCAATTCTGACGCCACGGTGAAGCGTGTGGTCCGCCATGACGCTGGCTGGATATCCAATCCGTTACCACTAGAGCAGCTGACCCAACGCGTCAACCAATTACGCGATGCCGCCGGCCACGAGGTGCCACTGTCGATGTTCGGCACGCCCAATGATCTCGATTACTGGCGCGCGGCCGAGGAATTGGGGTTCGGCCACCTGGCGCTGCTGTTGCCGACCAAATCGCGGGACGACTCGTTGCGGCTCCTCGACGAGTACGCGGCCCGGGTAGCGCAGTATCGCGGCTGA
- a CDS encoding nitric oxide reductase activation protein NorD — protein MTSPSQQGVNQFRLLATYLAGRSVEVAETGEAAHTNGQVIFVSAGRPEAEQRRELLVQSALLGAGSLDQRLVKALRARPALARRYLAVEGCRVLATLAAEVPLVATLRPDGDPSTTTADESLEVAKSRTAVADAPEWFGVIKPSRLLSSAVGTGGQPTNKELRLQFDPIDIAEGENDGDQEQSGGSKILKLFENPLFSSQALSDHFRKLFGSSRTPGDGAAGAEMQVRAVRRAGAGGPNARPLPTRIQFSDDGRPGAAIGVGGALYPEWDVHKNRYRPQWCRVIDFPLTAGGDIAAASVPHDDVLRRRLSRVGLGPRMLRGRPDGDELDVEALIDLFVDLRSGYSPPEHVYLERRKLARNLGVLILLDASGSATDTDPDGLAVHDHQRRAAATLAVTLEELGDRVAVYAFRSHGRHAVQLPAIKTFDQRFGAVGRARLNQLQPSNYTRLGAAVRGAGEILKTEAGTPNRLLVVLSDGFPYDDGYEGRYAEADARKALEELRTDGVACLGLSIGAATEADTLERVFGSASYASAATLADLSPQIDELFLSAFKELAAPKASRG, from the coding sequence GTGACCTCGCCAAGCCAACAGGGGGTCAACCAGTTTCGGCTCCTCGCCACCTACCTTGCCGGCAGGTCGGTCGAGGTTGCGGAGACTGGTGAGGCCGCACACACCAACGGACAGGTCATATTCGTTTCAGCCGGCCGTCCTGAGGCGGAGCAACGCCGCGAGCTGCTGGTCCAGAGCGCTCTACTCGGTGCGGGAAGTCTGGACCAGCGATTGGTCAAAGCGTTGCGTGCGCGGCCTGCGCTGGCGCGCCGCTATTTGGCGGTGGAAGGTTGCCGCGTCCTCGCCACGCTCGCCGCAGAGGTTCCCCTCGTGGCCACGCTCAGGCCAGACGGGGATCCAAGCACAACCACCGCCGACGAGTCCTTGGAAGTGGCCAAAAGCCGTACGGCAGTGGCTGATGCGCCCGAGTGGTTCGGTGTCATCAAACCGTCCCGGCTGCTTTCGTCTGCTGTCGGCACCGGCGGGCAGCCGACCAACAAAGAGCTACGACTGCAATTCGATCCCATCGACATAGCCGAAGGTGAGAACGACGGCGACCAAGAGCAGTCCGGCGGCAGCAAGATCCTGAAGCTGTTCGAGAATCCGCTCTTCAGCTCCCAGGCGCTCTCGGACCACTTCCGCAAGCTGTTCGGTAGCTCCCGCACCCCAGGAGACGGCGCTGCCGGTGCAGAGATGCAGGTTCGCGCTGTGCGTCGCGCGGGCGCGGGCGGACCAAACGCCCGGCCCCTTCCCACGCGCATCCAGTTCAGCGACGACGGCAGACCCGGTGCTGCCATAGGCGTAGGTGGCGCCCTGTATCCGGAATGGGATGTGCACAAGAACCGGTATCGGCCGCAGTGGTGCCGGGTCATCGACTTCCCGTTGACGGCAGGCGGTGACATCGCAGCGGCCTCCGTTCCCCATGACGACGTGCTGCGGCGCCGCTTGTCCCGGGTCGGGCTGGGTCCAAGGATGTTGCGCGGGCGGCCCGATGGCGACGAACTCGACGTCGAGGCGCTCATCGACCTGTTCGTCGATCTGCGCTCGGGTTACTCGCCACCAGAACACGTCTACCTGGAACGCCGCAAGCTTGCGCGCAATCTCGGTGTCTTGATTCTGCTCGACGCGTCGGGCTCGGCCACTGACACGGATCCCGATGGGCTTGCCGTCCATGACCACCAGCGCCGGGCCGCGGCCACACTGGCCGTCACGCTCGAAGAGCTCGGCGACCGCGTCGCGGTCTACGCATTTCGGTCACATGGGCGCCACGCCGTCCAGCTACCGGCAATCAAGACGTTCGACCAACGTTTCGGCGCCGTCGGTCGGGCCCGCCTCAATCAGCTCCAACCGTCGAACTACACGCGACTCGGCGCTGCCGTGCGTGGAGCAGGCGAAATCCTCAAGACCGAGGCGGGCACACCGAATCGCCTGCTGGTCGTTCTCTCGGATGGCTTTCCCTACGACGACGGTTACGAAGGCAGGTATGCCGAAGCCGACGCGCGCAAGGCTCTTGAAGAGCTCCGCACGGACGGTGTTGCCTGCCTTGGTCTTTCGATCGGCGCCGCGACTGAAGCCGACACCCTGGAACGGGTCTTCGGCTCCGCCAGTTATGCCAGCGCTGCCACCCTGGCCGACCTGAGCCCGCAGATAGACGAGTTGTTTCTTTCTGCCTTCAAGGAACTCGCGGCGCCCAAAGCATCGAGAGGATGA
- a CDS encoding TetR/AcrR family transcriptional regulator, protein MVERWTRERRLEHTRSLLLDAAEEVFAEKGFMAASLDDIAHAAGYTKGAIYKHFATKEDLFLAVSDRYWRSYFDNFAEVMSTSTQIGARELENIAERWRQLGRDRGAEHAALGHEFTLYLLRNPDARERVAAKRSEVVEALAKFIVEGIDRLGGALLIPPLTFAHILVATTDSVELVSQLDDVDLYSPILEMYMSVIKMPD, encoded by the coding sequence ATGGTCGAGCGATGGACTCGAGAGCGGCGCCTCGAGCACACCCGGTCGCTGCTCTTGGATGCCGCTGAAGAGGTGTTTGCCGAAAAAGGCTTCATGGCAGCGTCTCTCGACGACATCGCGCACGCGGCGGGCTATACCAAAGGTGCCATCTACAAGCACTTCGCCACCAAGGAAGACCTGTTCCTGGCAGTGAGCGACCGATACTGGCGAAGCTATTTCGACAATTTCGCCGAGGTGATGTCGACCTCGACACAGATCGGGGCGCGCGAACTCGAGAACATCGCCGAGCGCTGGCGCCAGTTGGGCCGTGACCGCGGTGCCGAGCACGCCGCACTGGGACACGAGTTCACCCTGTACCTGCTTCGGAACCCCGACGCGCGGGAACGAGTCGCCGCGAAGCGGTCCGAGGTAGTCGAGGCCCTGGCCAAGTTCATCGTCGAGGGCATCGACCGGCTCGGTGGAGCTCTGCTGATCCCGCCCTTGACCTTCGCCCACATACTTGTCGCTACCACTGACTCGGTGGAGCTGGTCAGCCAGCTCGACGACGTGGATCTCTATTCGCCGATTTTGGAAATGTACATGTCGGTCATCAAAATGCCTGACTAG
- a CDS encoding spirocyclase AveC family protein, which translates to MSGPLNTKNGGSTVTESLSTTASLGAQVQPKSTSIRRWACVGGAILAFQLYVWIRWITGPNFERVPPGPSDPPTFMKVILFTWTAVIIVGLPISLYFFIVRPWRRERRITLDGMLLVACGLLFFQDPLLNYFNTWSTYNTWMWNRGSWVQDIPGWVSFGEPGRMMAEPILMNAPGYSFGVLLCTILGCWVMRKAKSRWPNISNVGLIGVLIGWTFIFDFVIEGLFLMPMGLFTYPGAIKSLSINAGTYYQWPLYEGLMWGGVQAGLCALRYFTDDRGRTFVERGLERVQGGFVRQQFTRFLAIFAACSMFFFVFYNIPAQWLALHAESWPNDILKRSYFLMGICGEGTNRLCPDPALPIPGKKSGYIDPGGHVVFPPGVQLPAIVPLERGK; encoded by the coding sequence ATGAGCGGACCGTTGAACACAAAGAACGGCGGCTCGACCGTCACCGAGTCGCTCAGCACGACGGCTTCGCTGGGTGCGCAGGTTCAGCCGAAATCCACGTCGATCCGCCGGTGGGCTTGTGTTGGCGGTGCAATCCTGGCGTTCCAGTTGTACGTGTGGATCCGCTGGATCACCGGCCCGAATTTCGAGCGGGTGCCTCCGGGTCCGAGCGATCCGCCGACATTCATGAAGGTCATCCTGTTCACGTGGACGGCCGTGATCATCGTCGGTCTTCCTATCAGCCTGTATTTCTTCATCGTCAGGCCTTGGCGACGAGAGCGACGAATCACGCTGGACGGCATGCTCCTGGTGGCTTGCGGACTGCTGTTCTTTCAAGACCCGCTCTTGAACTACTTCAACACCTGGAGCACTTACAACACGTGGATGTGGAACCGCGGCTCCTGGGTACAAGACATTCCGGGCTGGGTCTCGTTCGGGGAACCGGGCCGCATGATGGCCGAACCGATCTTGATGAATGCGCCTGGGTATTCCTTCGGAGTTCTCCTGTGCACGATCCTTGGCTGTTGGGTCATGCGTAAGGCGAAGTCGCGGTGGCCGAACATCAGCAACGTCGGCTTGATCGGCGTTCTGATTGGGTGGACTTTCATCTTCGATTTCGTCATCGAGGGCTTGTTCCTGATGCCAATGGGGCTGTTCACCTACCCCGGCGCCATCAAGTCTCTGTCGATCAATGCCGGCACCTACTACCAATGGCCGCTCTACGAAGGACTCATGTGGGGAGGCGTGCAGGCAGGTCTGTGCGCGCTGCGCTACTTCACCGACGATCGCGGCCGGACATTCGTCGAACGAGGACTAGAACGTGTCCAAGGCGGGTTCGTGCGGCAGCAGTTCACGCGCTTCCTGGCGATCTTCGCGGCGTGCAGCATGTTCTTTTTCGTCTTCTACAACATTCCCGCGCAGTGGCTCGCCTTGCACGCCGAGTCCTGGCCCAACGACATCCTGAAGCGTTCCTACTTCCTGATGGGCATCTGCGGTGAAGGGACGAACCGGCTCTGTCCCGACCCAGCCCTACCCATCCCGGGCAAGAAGTCGGGTTACATCGACCCCGGTGGCCACGTTGTCTTCCCACCGGGCGTACAGCTTCCGGCCATCGTTCCGTTGGAGCGAGGTAAGTGA
- a CDS encoding zinc-binding dehydrogenase: MTADLPDSALELRSLVTSEGVLELSLHEVPVPAPGANEVLVRVEASPINPSDLGLLIAGANMTTATVAGPPERPVVTAPLGKDALKALSARLDKSLPVGNEGAGTVVAAGSSSAAQALVGKKVAIAAGAMYAQYRVVDAAACLVLPEGATAKDGASSFVNPLTALGMTETMRREGHSALVHTAAASNLGQMLVKLCRVDGIPLVNIVRKSDQEELLKSLGAEYVCNSTSPSFAADLVEALKATSATLAFDATGGGTLASQILNGMEEAANSAASEYSRYGSSVHKQVYIYGALDTGPTVLNRNFGMAWGVGGWLLTPFLKSAGAETITRLRARVAAELTTTFASRYTREVSLAGMLQPDAFLAYVKRATGEKFLVTPHGLAEPI, translated from the coding sequence ATGACCGCAGACTTGCCTGATTCCGCACTCGAGCTACGTTCATTGGTGACGTCTGAAGGCGTGCTGGAACTTTCGCTGCACGAGGTGCCTGTTCCCGCCCCCGGCGCCAACGAAGTGCTGGTGCGCGTGGAAGCCTCGCCGATCAACCCGTCGGACTTGGGCCTCCTCATTGCCGGAGCGAATATGACGACTGCGACGGTCGCTGGCCCGCCGGAGCGGCCCGTGGTCACCGCCCCACTGGGCAAAGACGCGTTGAAAGCTCTATCGGCGCGACTAGACAAATCGCTTCCGGTCGGTAATGAGGGCGCGGGGACTGTTGTGGCCGCTGGGTCGTCGTCGGCGGCTCAGGCGCTCGTCGGCAAAAAGGTCGCGATTGCAGCGGGCGCTATGTATGCGCAATACCGGGTGGTCGACGCCGCTGCCTGTCTGGTACTCCCGGAGGGTGCCACCGCAAAGGATGGGGCGTCGTCGTTCGTCAATCCGCTGACCGCACTCGGCATGACCGAGACCATGCGGCGTGAAGGTCATTCTGCCCTGGTGCACACCGCCGCGGCGTCGAACCTCGGTCAGATGCTCGTCAAGCTGTGCCGGGTTGACGGCATACCTTTGGTGAACATCGTCCGCAAAAGCGACCAAGAAGAGCTGCTGAAATCCCTTGGGGCAGAATATGTCTGCAACTCCACGTCGCCGTCCTTCGCGGCAGACCTGGTCGAGGCGCTGAAGGCCACGTCCGCGACGCTGGCTTTCGACGCCACAGGCGGGGGCACGTTGGCGAGCCAGATTCTCAACGGCATGGAAGAAGCCGCCAACTCGGCCGCGTCGGAGTACTCGCGCTACGGGTCAAGCGTCCACAAGCAGGTGTACATCTACGGTGCACTCGACACGGGACCCACTGTGCTTAACCGGAACTTCGGGATGGCCTGGGGCGTCGGAGGGTGGTTGCTCACCCCATTCCTCAAGAGCGCAGGAGCCGAGACCATCACTCGGTTGCGTGCGCGGGTAGCCGCCGAGCTCACCACGACGTTCGCCAGTCGGTACACCAGAGAGGTGTCTTTGGCCGGCATGCTGCAACCAGATGCGTTCCTGGCCTACGTCAAGCGAGCTACCGGGGAGAAGTTCCTGGTCACGCCGCACGGACTTGCTGAGCCAATCTGA
- a CDS encoding glycosyltransferase produces MHVALFTDLHPDSLGGTQVSVATQRRALELRGHRVTVFTAPLPKAVDPDPCVVELKPVPVVAPLMRKLGRHDDFMFVWPSKRNRAIIDDAFNTGEPIDLVHTHGDLGVAIAGVEAARRHGIPVVQTKHTRFDVYFEQATATPLVLALLFAQMQKRHLSRDFNLLPVKEGAASRLAWRLMVAHAQAVDHEITPTRHFAESLARRGVSRPISAISNGVDDDVIDRAAAVDVVRPADDEPLRLIWCGRLSSEKRVLAAVEAVAQVDHCTLDIYGDGHLDASIRKLIESAGLSQRVRLRGRVDREQCLVAMRTSGALLFTSYDFDTQGLVLLEAAAMSLPTIYCDPALSETVPDGGGLLSADPSPEALAASIRELVGDRNKLRHMTDIVTTHRDTARQSLQTDKIIDIYHSLVDPVPA; encoded by the coding sequence ATGCATGTCGCACTCTTCACCGATCTTCACCCCGACAGCCTCGGCGGCACCCAGGTATCGGTAGCCACTCAGCGCCGCGCCCTCGAGCTGCGCGGCCACCGGGTCACCGTGTTCACCGCGCCGCTGCCCAAGGCGGTGGATCCAGACCCGTGCGTCGTGGAGCTGAAGCCGGTGCCGGTGGTGGCCCCCCTCATGCGAAAACTGGGCAGGCATGACGACTTCATGTTCGTCTGGCCGTCCAAGAGGAACCGCGCAATCATCGACGACGCCTTCAACACCGGCGAGCCGATCGATCTCGTGCACACCCATGGCGATCTAGGGGTCGCCATCGCGGGTGTGGAAGCCGCTCGTCGGCACGGTATTCCGGTTGTGCAGACCAAGCACACCCGTTTCGACGTGTACTTCGAGCAAGCCACTGCTACCCCGCTTGTGCTGGCACTGTTGTTCGCCCAGATGCAGAAACGGCACCTGTCACGGGATTTCAACCTGTTACCCGTGAAGGAAGGTGCCGCCTCCCGGCTGGCGTGGCGTCTGATGGTCGCGCATGCGCAAGCTGTCGACCACGAGATCACACCGACGCGACACTTCGCGGAGTCGTTGGCTCGCCGAGGCGTGAGCCGGCCAATCTCTGCGATTTCCAACGGCGTTGACGATGACGTCATCGACCGAGCCGCGGCAGTCGACGTGGTCAGGCCGGCCGACGACGAGCCGCTCCGGCTGATCTGGTGTGGACGCCTGTCGTCGGAGAAGCGAGTTCTTGCCGCGGTCGAAGCTGTCGCCCAAGTTGATCACTGCACGCTCGACATCTACGGCGACGGTCATCTGGATGCATCCATCCGTAAGCTCATCGAATCTGCCGGACTTTCTCAACGAGTTCGCCTGCGGGGCAGGGTCGATCGAGAACAATGCCTTGTCGCCATGAGAACAAGCGGCGCGTTGCTGTTCACGTCCTATGACTTCGACACCCAGGGTCTGGTGCTGCTGGAAGCGGCCGCCATGTCACTTCCCACCATCTACTGCGACCCCGCCTTGAGCGAAACGGTCCCAGACGGCGGTGGTTTGCTCAGCGCCGACCCTTCACCGGAGGCACTGGCCGCTTCCATCCGTGAGCTCGTCGGGGACCGCAACAAATTGCGGCATATGACCGACATCGTCACCACACACCGAGACACTGCCCGGCAGTCCCTTCAGACCGACAAGATCATCGACATCTATCACAGCCTGGTTGACCCGGTGCCCGCTTGA
- a CDS encoding TIGR03854 family LLM class F420-dependent oxidoreductase, giving the protein MKIRFRVGLGAEMAPGQLGGIVDHLESSGVDSLWFSELVYSPAVDPMVGMAYALSRTSRLKVGTSVAVLPGRHPVLVAKQLASLAAVAPKRVLPVFGLRSAIPAEREVFVVPNGERAAVFDESLRILRSALVDDAASYQGKYFSVTAVSVAPKLQAPLDIWLGGSAPAAFARIGRLGDGWLGSFLTPSEAGAGRKAIEQAAAQAGRVIEPDHYGISLAVADGGLPAEMIAAVRRRRPDVDPGELVAASWDQLHRQLDGYLEAGLSKFVIRSAGGVPLNRFIDRFVSELIPRQN; this is encoded by the coding sequence GTGAAGATTCGCTTCCGAGTCGGGTTGGGCGCTGAGATGGCTCCCGGTCAACTCGGCGGCATTGTCGACCATTTGGAAAGCAGCGGGGTGGACTCACTGTGGTTCTCCGAGCTGGTCTACTCCCCCGCGGTGGATCCGATGGTCGGAATGGCCTATGCGTTGAGCCGGACGAGCCGATTGAAGGTAGGCACCTCGGTGGCGGTACTCCCCGGCCGCCATCCGGTGCTGGTCGCCAAGCAGTTGGCGTCGTTGGCGGCCGTCGCACCCAAACGAGTGCTTCCCGTCTTCGGACTGCGTTCGGCCATCCCGGCCGAGCGTGAGGTGTTCGTCGTGCCGAACGGAGAGCGTGCGGCAGTCTTCGATGAGTCCCTGCGCATACTGCGCTCCGCGCTGGTCGACGACGCGGCCAGCTACCAAGGCAAGTATTTCTCGGTCACCGCGGTGTCGGTCGCACCGAAACTCCAAGCACCGCTGGATATCTGGTTAGGCGGATCCGCTCCGGCGGCGTTTGCCCGCATCGGCCGTCTAGGTGACGGCTGGCTCGGGAGTTTTCTGACTCCCAGCGAGGCTGGGGCAGGGCGCAAGGCGATCGAGCAGGCCGCGGCCCAAGCCGGCCGGGTTATCGAACCCGACCATTACGGCATTTCCTTGGCGGTCGCCGACGGAGGATTGCCGGCCGAAATGATCGCAGCGGTTCGTCGTCGTCGTCCAGATGTCGATCCCGGCGAGTTGGTTGCCGCCAGCTGGGATCAGTTGCACCGTCAGCTCGATGGATATCTCGAGGCCGGATTGTCGAAATTCGTCATACGGTCCGCTGGTGGTGTGCCGCTGAACCGATTCATCGATCGGTTCGTGTCCGAGTTGATTCCTCGGCAGAACTGA